GGAAGATGTCCTGATCGCATCGCTGACCCTCGCCCTCCTCATCTGCTGGCCCCGGGTGACCACCAGGATCCCCGGCCCGCTGGTGGCCCTGGCCGTGGGCGCGGGGGCGGCCGCGCTCGCCGCGCGCTTCATTCCCGGCTTCGAGGTGGCGACGATCCAGAGCCGGTTCCACTACGTCCTGGACGGAGCTACCCTGCCCGGTATCCCGCGCACTCCCCCCCTCCCGGTTCTGCCCTGGAACATGCCCGGGCCCGACGGCCGGCCGCTCTTCATCTCCTTCCCCCTCATCCGCCTCCTCGCTCCCTCCGCCTTCGCTATCGCCCTGCTGGGGGCCATGGAGTCGCTTCTTTCCGCGGTGGTGGCGGACGGAATGACCGGCTTTAAGCACGACCCCGACGTGGAGCTTCTGGCCCAGGGGGTGGGCAACCTGGTGGTCCCGTTCTTCGGGGGGATCGCGGCCACGGGCGCCATCGCCCGCACCGCCACCAACGTCCGCTCCGGGGCCCGCTCCCCCCTCGCCGCTTTCTTCCACGCCCTGGTGGTGCTGGGCGCCGTCCTCGCCCTGGCCCCCCTGCTCGGCTACCTGCCCATGGCCTCCCTGGCCGCCCTCCTCCTCCTCGTGGCCTGGAACATGAGCGAGCGCGACCACTTCGTGCGCATGCTGCGGGTGGCCCCCCGCTCCGACGTGGCCGTACTCCTCATCTGCTTTGGCCTCACCGTCCTTTTCGACATGGTGGTCGCGGTCACGGTGGGAGTGGTGCTGGCCTCGCTGCTCTTCATGAAGCGCATGGCCGAAGTGTCGGGGGTGCGGCTGGTCGAAGAGCATCCCCTCACCCTGGACAAGCCCTTACCCAAGGGGGTCCTCATCTACGAGGTGGCGGGCCCGCTCTTCTTCGGGGCCGCCCACCAGGCCATGGCCGCGCTGAAGGAGGTCGATACGGGGGTGCGGGTGGTGATCCTGGATCTGCGCTCCGTGCCCGCCATGGACGCGACCGCCCTCGTGGGCCTGGAATCCGCCTTCGAGCGGCTCCACCGCGACCAGATCTTCGTGATTCTGGCCGGGGTCCAAACCCAGCCCCTGCGGGTCATGGCGCGGGCGGGATGGCGCGACCGCCATGGCCGGCTGGCCATCTATCGCTCGTTCGAGCGGGCCGTCGACGAGGCCCGCAAGGCGTTCGAATGACCCCGGACGACCTCGCCCGCATGCCCAAGGCCGAGCTGCACCTGCACCTCGAGGGAACCATCTCCGCGGACGCCCTTTGGGCCATGGCGGAGCGCAACCACGTAGCCCTGCCTGTGGGAACGCGAGGGGAGCTGAAGGCGCTCTACTCCTTTGAGAGCTTCGAGAAGTTCATAGCGCTCTGGCTGGCCATGTGCGCGTGCCTCAAGACCGCCGCCGACTACGAGCTCATGGTGGACGGCTTCCTGGGCGAGTGTGGCCGCCAGAACATCCGCTACGTGGAGGCCCATTTCACCCCCTACAACCACGAGATTTACGGTTTCGGGGCCCGGCGCGCGCTCACGGTCGTTACCCGGCGGCTTGAGGCGTCGGAGCAGGCGGGAGGCCCGGTGGTCCGCCTCATCACCGACATCCCCAGTGAGTCCGCTCCCGCGAGCGGCCTCTTTACGGCCAGCCTCCTGGAGGAGGAGGCCAACCCGCTGGTGGTCGCCCTGGGCTTGGGCGGACCCGAAGCCGGCTTCCCCCGCGCCGCCATGGCCCCCTACTTCGAACGAGCCCGGGCCGCCGGCTACCCCGCGGTGGCCCACGCGGGCGAAACGGGGGGGGCGGAGCATGTGCGCCAGGCGGTGCTGGACCTGAAGGCGCGACGGGTGCAGCACGGCGTGCGGGCGGTGGAGGACGAGGCCGTCCTCCGGCTCCTGGCCGAACGCGGGATCTGCTGTGATGTCGCCCTCACCAGCAACGAGTGCCTGGGGGTCGTATCCGCGGTCCGGGCGCATCCCCTTCGCCGGATGATGGCGGCGGGCGTTCCCGTGACCCTCTCCACCGACGATCCGCCGTTCTTCGACACGGACTTGAACCGAGAGTATGAGCGGGCCCACCGCGAACTGGGCTTGAGTCCGGCCGAGCTCTGGGAGCTGAACCTGAACGGCCTCCGCTACGGCCTGGCGGAGACGGGGACGCGCCGGCGGTTGTTCCGGGAGTTCCAGGAGGCGGGACGGAGCCTGGGGTTCTAGGCCCGCGACGGCTCGCCCCCTGCCGGTGCGCGACCCGGTGGAACCCCTCCGCGGGGGCAGGTCCGAGGTTGTATACTCCGGCCCGGCAACCAACGGCCAGACCTGCGACCCTGGGTTCCTCTCCCCTCGGAGGTGTCTCGTGAAAGCGCTCTCCCGCCTGGTTCTGACCATCCTCCTCTTTCTGCCCCCCGGACTGAGCGCCCAGACCTCGCCCTTCTTGCCGGATCCCCTCTACTACCACCTCGTGAACGAGATCTCCGGGGACCGGTCCTTCGAGAACGTGCGCCACCTGACCCACTATCACAAGACGGCGGGGAGCCAGGACTTCTTTGCCGCCACGGAGTGGATCCGGGGCGCAGCCGAGGCGGGGGGCCTGGAGGAAGTGAAGCTCATTCGCCAGCCCTGGGAGGGCCACGGCTGGTCCTGCCGCTTCGGCCAGGCGTGGCTGGTCGAGCCCGAGTTCAAGCTCGCATCCTACGGAGACGTCGCCATGTCGATCGCCGATGACAGCCGCACCACCCACCTCACGGCCGAGCTCGTGGACGTGGGGGCGGGGGTGACGGAGGCGGATTATCAGGGCAAGGAGGTGAAGGGCAAGGTCGTGCTGGCCTCGGGGGTGGTGTCCACGGTCACCCGGGAGGCGGTCTGGAAGCGGGGCGCGCTGGGCATCCTGTCCGCCATGACGAACCGACCGGAGGCCTTCGACGCCCCCGACCAGGTGGCATGGGGGCACATGCCCTACGCCGCCGGGGAGGAGGACGGGGTCAAGGAGGGCACGCCCGGCACCTTCGCGGTCATGATCTCCCCCCGCCGGGGCCGCTGGATTCAGCGGCAGATGGCGGCGGGGGCCAAACCCCTCCGGGTGAAGATCGACATCGAAGCCAGCTACCCCGATAAGCAGGAGCAGGCCATGGTCGAGGGTTGGATCCGGGGGAGCGAGATCCACGATCAGCAGATCGTCTTCACCGCCCACATCCAGGAGACGACCTCGGCCAACGACGACGGCAGCGGCTGCGCCAACATGCTGGAGATCGGCCGCGCCCTCGCCCGCCTCATCAAGGAGGGGAAGATCCCCCGGCCTCGCCGCGACCTCCGTTTCTGGTGGGTCACGGAGCTGAGCAGCGAGCCCCGCTACTTCCGGGACAACCCCAAGGAGCCGCGGCGGATCCTCATCGACCTGAACCAAGACATGGTGGGGGCCCGCCAGAGCTGGGGCGGCCGCGTGCAGTACGCCTCACGCCTGCCCTGGAGCCTGCCCCATCCCCTGGAGGACGTGCTCGAGAGCGTGCTCACCACCATCCGGGACGGGAACACCTCCTTCCTGGCCCTGCGGGGGACGAAGATGCCCACCCCCTTCAGCCGCGAGATCACCGCGGTGAAGGGCTCGCGAGAGCCCTTCCAGGCCGGCATGGTCCCCTACTACGACTCCACCGACCACCACGCCTTCACCCCTGCCCGCGTGGGGGTCCCGGCCAGCAGCCTCACCAACTGGCCCGACGAGTTCATCCACAGTACCGCGGACGACCTCGAGAACATTGACCCCACCCAGCTGGGACGGAACGCAGTGGTGGTGGCGGCAGTAGCGCTCTACTTTGCGAACGTGGGGGACGAGGACGCTCCCGCCCTGGTCGCCTACGCGGCGGCCCGGGGCCGGGCCCGCATCGCGGGGGACGTGGCCACCGCCCTCGCCCATATCGCGGAAGCAGCGCCCGGCGCGCGCGAGGCCGCCTTCCGGGAGGCCCGCAGCCTGGTCCGCGAGTCCTACCGGCGGGAAACGTCGGCTCTGGCCTCGGCCCGCCGCCTGGGGCCCCGGGGGCGGACGGCCGAATATGTGGCCTCGGCCAGCGGCCAACTCGAGTCCGCGCTGGGTGCCGAGTACGCGGGCTTGGAGCGCGCCTACACGGCGATGACGGGCAAGACCCCCCCCAACGTGGACCTGAGCCGGGACGAACGCGCCATGGCGGCCAAGGTCTTCGTGCCGGAGGCGGATTTCGGGGCCCAAGAGGATGCCCTCCAGAAGGTGAAACCGGTGGAGGGTCTCCATCCCCTGATGAGCTTCGAGGTCTACAACTTCGCGGACGGCCGCCGCAACGCCTACGAGGTGTACGAGGCGGTGGCCGCGGAGGCCCTGGCCGCGGGCGAGTGGTACTACGGCTCGGTGCGGGCGGCCGACGTGCTGGAGACCCTGGAGCGGGCGGCCCGGGCGGGCGCCTTCTCCGTGAAGGCCGCCAAGTAGAGGTGGGAAGCGTCCCCCCTCTGGGCTAGAGTGGGGCGGGAACGAGGAGGTGAAATCGTGAGCTGCGTCCGACTAATCCCCGTGGCCGTTGTGTTGGCCTTGGCCGCCCAGCTGCGGGCCGCCGAGGACAAGCCGGTAGCCGGGTCCCCGCCCTCGGCGGCGGCGATTGCCGACCGGGTCATGCATGCCCTTGGCGGGCCCGAGGCCTGGAACGACACGCGGTACCTCCGCTTCGAGTTCGCGGTGGACCGCGAGGGCAAGACGGTGGTCTCCCGCTCCCACACCTGGGACAAGTGGACGGGGCGGTATCGGCTGGAGGCCAAGACCAAGGAGGGCGACCCTTACACCGTCCTCGTGAACGTCAACACCAGGGAGGGTTCGGCCTGGTTGAAGGGCAAGCGACTCACGGGCGAGGAGGAGAAGAAGTACCTGGAGCAAGCCTACGCCACTTGGGTGAACGACACCTATTGGCTGCTCATGCCCTACAAGATGCGGGATCCCGGCGTGATCCTGACCCTGGACGGGGCGGAGAAGAAGGGAAACGACACCTGGGACAAGGTGGTTCTCACGTTTGACGGAGTGGGCCTGACCCCCAAGGACAAGTACTGGGTCTACGTGAACCGCGACACCGGCCTCGTGGACAAATGGGAGTACATCCTCAAGGGGGGCCCCGGCCCCGCCACCCCGTTCCTTTGGAAGGGCTGGGTCCGCTACGGTAAGGTCCTCCTCGCCAACGATCGCGTGAACCCAAAGGACGGCACCCGCATCTACTTCCCCGTGCTGGAAGCCCCGTCAACGGTGCCGGACACCACGTTCACGTCACCCGAGCCCGCTCCCGCGAAGTGATGGCCCGCGGTCTCCCGGCCCGGGCCTGACGGCCTGTCGAGCGTCACCGCCTTCGCGGGCTCCGCTCGTTTCAACCCATGGCCCGCGTCGACGGGCCGTCTCCCGGCACCCCTAGGCCGTGGCGGCGCCCCCGGCCACGAAGATCTGTGCCCCCACGAGCGCAGATGCGCCCCGCAGCCGTGGATGCTCGTGAGCGGCGACGGGCACAATCTCGACGTCGGCCGCGCTCTCCAGCAGGGCTCTCTGCGCGAGCCCCCGGCGCACGTCCGCCTTCATGAGGTCCCAGGCGGCCATGATTTCGCCACCTATGTAGATCCGTTCCGGATCGAAGGCGTTCACGATCGAGGCCAGCCCCAGGCCAAGGTAGTGAGCCGTAGACGCGAGCGCGGATACCGCCTTCGCATCACCCTCCTCAACCCGGGCCATGAAGTCCCCGATGCTGAGCTGTGCGACCTCGGAGGACACGGGTTGCCCGGGTCGGATCGGGGTCCCCAGGTACCGGGACAGGGTGGCCAGATTGGAGACGTAGGCCTCCCAGCAGCCGACCGCCCCGCAGGCACAGGGCGGGCCGCCGAGGTCGAGGGGCAGGTGCCCGAACTCTCCCGCGATGTTGTGACGCCCGCGCAGGACATCGCCCGCGATCAGGAGCCCGACGCCCAGGCCGTCGGAGACGCTCACAAACGCGAGATCCCCGGGCGGTGCCTCGCCATGAAGGCTCCACATCTGAGCAAAGACGCAGGCGCGGGCCGCGTTCTCCAACTCCACCGGCAACCCGAGGGCAGCGGAGAGAAGACGCTTTAGGGGCACGTTTCGCCAACCGAGGGCGGGCGCGCGAAGAACGATGTTGCCCGGCCGATCGAGCATGCCCGGGAAGGCAATGCCCACGCCGTGGCATTGCCCCGCCTCGTTGTGGTCGGCAACCAAACGCCGCACCTCGCCGGCGAGGTGGGACGCAAATGACTTCGGGTCGGCATCGGTAACGAAGCTGCGGATGGGCGACAGCTCGTTACCGACGAGATCCGTGATGACCAAGAACGTTCGGGTGACGCGAACGTCCACCGCCACCGACCAGCGACCACGCGAATCAAGATGAAGGAGGGTTGGCTTGCGGCCGCGATCCGCGTCCCCGGGCCCACCTTCGCGCACCAGACCGTCCGAGATGAGACCGTTCACGATGCGCCCGATCGCGCCGCGTTGCATGCGGAGCCGGCGGGCGAGTTCGGCCCGCGAGATCGGCTGATACGCGCGGAGCAAGTTGAGCACGACCTGGCGGTTGATGGCCCGGTGTGTCCCCCGCGTGGCGATGGCCAGGAGCTTGGGGTGCAATTTTCGCAACGCTCTGGTAATCCCTCTTCTTGCACCTAGTCGGCGCAAACACTTGACAGCTAGCGCACCGTGGCCCCGACCAGAAGCCACGCATTTACCCTATGTTACAGCACCCTCTGTGCTTTTCTACTCCCTCCGCATAAAGTTTGTTGACATCCTGAGGCCTTTTGCATACTTTAGGTCCAAAATCGCGTTCCGAGGATCCCCGGTTTGCGACCGTCCTGCGGTCGCGTTGACCATGTTTCCCCGTCGAGGAGGCATCCCATGAGTGGAGCGATCAGGCCGTTGAATTGGATCTTGGCCTCCCGGCGCGGATGGGGCGTGGCCTTGGGGTTGTTGCTTGCGCCCGCAGCGTGGGCGCAAGGCACGAGCGGCCGGATTTCGGGCAGGGTTGCCGACAGCTCGGGCGGGGTGCTGCCCGGTGTCACCTTGACGGCCACGGAGACCGGACAGCACTTCATGAGGACCGCGACCACCGACGCGCGGGGCGACTACGTCCTCGTGAGCCTGCCCCTCGGCATCTACTCGGTGACCGCGGAACTGAGCGGATTCCGGAAGGTCAACAAGACGGGCTACGTGCTCGTCGCCGACGGACGACTCACGGTGGACTTCAACCTCGAGGTGGGGGGAGTGACGGAGGCGCTCGAGGTGAGGGCGCCCGGGGAAACCGTGAACACGGTCTCGGGGGAGATCGCGAGGGTCGTGGACCGGGAGCAGGTCCAGGATCTGGCCCTGAACGGCCGCAACTACATGCAGCTCGCCACGTTGATCCCGGGCTCGCCCGTCCTCGATACGAACGCCCTCAACATCATGGTGGGCCTCGGCATCAACACCTCGATCAACGGAAGCCGCGGCAACTCCAGCCTGCTTCTGGTCGATGGCGGCTTCAACATGGACTCCGGCTCCAACAACAGCCAGATCAGCAACGTCGGCCTAGACTTCATCGACCAGGTCTCGATCAAGACCGCGAATTTCTCGGCGGAATACGGCCGAAACTCCGGGGCCGCGATCAACGTCATCACGAAGAGCGGCAGCAACCAATTCCACGGCAGCGCGTACGAGTACGGCCGCAACGACCACCTCGATGCCAACGACTTCTTCAACGACGCAAAGGGCGTTTCCAAGGCCAAGCTTCGCTATAACGATTTCGGCTGGAGTCTGGGCGGCCCGATCAAGAACGACAAGCTCTTCTTCTACGCGGGAGAGGAATGGAAGAAGATCAGCCGCCTTTCCACATTCCCGCTCGGCACGCTGCCCACGAGCGCCATGGAAGGGGGTGACTTCAGCGCGCTCCCGACGCCCATCCGCGACCCGCTCACGGGCCAACCCTTCCCCGGGAACATCATCCCCGCGAATAGGATTACGCCCGATGGGCGAGCCATCGCCGCGGTCTACGCCGGTGCGGAGCAGGTGGCGCGCTCCTTCACAGACCGTGCCGTCCCCAACAACGCCTTCTTCCAGGGCGACAACCCGTTTGACTTCCGGCAGGACCTCATCCGGCTGGACCTGCAGCAATCGCAAACCCAGCGCTTCACCCTGCGGATCCTTCTCGATGACTACGACACCGTGGATCCGACGGGCACCTTCATCACCTCGGCGATTCCCACGGTGCCAAACGACCGCAAGCGGCCGGGGAGAAACATACAGCTCGGACACACATGGACCATCCACTCCAACCTCATCAACGAGTTCAAGGCTAACACCTCCTGGAACAGCCAGCGCGTACCCCCCATCGGCGACGCCTGGAAGCGCGATACCTACGGTTTCACATACCCTCAGATCTTCTCCGGTGGCGGGCCGTACAAGAACAGCATTCCGGACACCACCGTCAGCGGCTACGCGAGCTTCTTCGGCGCCGCTCGCTCCCTGATATCTCCCACCACGGACATCCAGCTCAGCGACAACCTGAGCTGGATCAAGGGCGCGCACACCCTCAAGACCGGTGCCCTCGTGATCCGCGACCGGAAGGACCAAAATGGGCGCTCTCTCTACGCCGGTTCGCTCGCCTTCAACCCGTCCGGAAACCCCAACTCCACCGGCAACGCCTTCGCGGACGCGCTTCTCGGCAACTTCCGCACCTACTCCGAGTCGCAGCTCGACCCGGTCGGGTTTTTCCGTTTCTGGCAGGCGGAGGGCTTCGTCTCCGACGACTGGCGCGTCTCGCGCAGGTTGAGCTTGGAGATGGGCGTGCGCTACACGTGGCATCAGCCCATGTACACCCAGGCCAACAACATGGCGAGCTTCGATCCCGCGCTCTACGACCCGAGCCAAGCCGTCACCGTGAACCGCAAGGGAACCCTCGTTCCCGGCTCCGGCAACCCTTTCGATGGAATGATCCGGGCGGGAAACGGGGTTCCGGCCAGCGAGCTCTCCCGCGTCCCCGTCGGCAACAGCCCCACCGTTCTGGCCGTGCCCGCGGGCGCCCCTCGCGGCTTCTATCAGACCCAGAACCTGTTCGCACCGCGCTTCAGCTTCGCGTGGACCCCGACTGACGACGGCAGGACCGCGATACGCGGGGGGGTCGGACTCTTCTACGACCGGCCGGAGGGAAACCTTCTCTTCGGGGGGGGCGCCAACGGAACGCTCAATGACCCCCCCTACAACTTGAGCGCCCAGTACGAGAATGGAAACCTGGCCGCGCCCGGGGGCGGGAGCGTCCCCGCGCCCGCGCCCCTCGGCGCCATTGCCGCCGTCGACCCCAACCTGAGTGTGCCCCGCGAGTGGAACTGGAGCATCAGCTTCCAGCGGGAGCTCCCCTGGGGCGTCTTCGGCGAGATCGGCTACATCGGGAGCAAGGGCCAGAACCTCCTCCGCGAACCCGACATCAATCTCCCCTCCTTAGACAGTCTCGCCGCCAACGCGGCGTTGCCGGCCGCCCAGCGGGCCAACATGAACTTCCTGCGCCCCTACAAGGGCTACTCGCAGATCTTCCAGCGCGTCTCGGACGCGAGCTCGAGCTACAACGCGATGCAGCTGTATCTGGCCAAGCGCCTGGGCAGCCTCCGTTGGACGGTGAGCTATACGCTCTCCCGCGCCCGTGACAACGCCAGCTCGAACACCGCGGGCACGGGCGCCACGGAGACGATCGACTTCGCCTTGAGTCGAGACTACAACTACGGACCCAGCGACTTCGACCGGCCACACATCGTCGTGGCTACCTGGACCTGGAAGCTTCCCTTCTTCAAGGAAGAGAAGGGCCTGGGCGCTGTCCTGGGCGGCTGGGAGGTGAGCGGCATCGCCCGCTACCAGTCGGGGGCGCCCCTCACCGTCACCGGAAACACGGTCATCGGGAACCGGCGCGCAGACTACATAGGCGGAGACCCCTATCTCTCCGGTTCCAACGGGTCGAAGACGCCGGGTACCCTTTACTGGCTCAACCCCGCGGCCTTCGCTCCCGCGCCGGACGGCCGGCTGGGCAACACCACGCGCGGCCAGTTCAGGGGGCCGAGCTACAAGACCATCGACCTGTCCTTCCGCAAGGGACTCCCCCTCAAGGGGGACGTGCGGCTCGCCATCCAGGCCGACTTGTTCAACGTCCTCAACCAGACGAGCTTCACGACCGGAACTGCGGCGTCGGTGACGACGAACCTGGCCGCGGGTGGCTTTGGGACGCTCAACCAAGCGGCGCCGCCGCGCAACGTTCAACTCGGGGCAAGGCTCACCTTCTGATCATGCTCTGACGGGCGTCGATGCCGGGGCGGGAGGAAACGCCTTGAAGTCGACGGGGCGTATTCGGCTATTGCGGCCTCGCTCTGAGCGCGCGTGTAGATCGGGCCCATTTCCTGATCCCGATAGCGGATCGCCGGTCGACGGGCTCACCGACAACGTCTGTTGTTGACAGCCCGTGCCCTGCAACCTATCATCGCCTCCGGCTCCCTCAAGCGAGAAAAGAGTGTTTGCCCGACAGGCCAACCCAGGCGGTCAGAGCCGGGAACAGTTTGGCTCGGGTCAACCGTGAGGTCACGGAGGTGATCATGTTGCGAAGGTCATTCGCGGCCGCAAGCGTTTTCGTCTGTATCGTCGTCCTCGGCGTGGGGACATCCTCGCGCTCGGTAACGCGGGCCGCGGAGCCGGCGGGCCCGGAGTGGTCCGTGAATGCCACCGCCATCGAGGCCTGCAGTTGCCCCATGTTCTGCCAGTGCTACTTCAACACCAAGCCCGCCGGCCATCACGAGCACGCGGGGGCGGGAGAGCATTTCTGCCGCGCCAACCTCGCCTACAAGGTCAACAAGGGCCGCTACGGCACTGTGAACCTGGACGGCGTGAAGTTCTGGGTGGCGAGCGATCTGGGCGGCGATTTCGAGAAGGGGATGGACTGGGCCGTCCTCTACTTCGACAAGGCCATGACCAAGGAACAGCGCGACGCGGTGGGAGCGGTAATGGGGCACGTGTTCCCCGTGAAGTGGCGTTCCTTCACCACCGCCGAAGCCAACATCGACACCTGGGTGTTCAACAAGGACGAGGCCCACGCCGCCATGGATGGCGGGAAGACGGCCGAAGTCCGGCTCAAGCGCTTCCCCGGCAACACCGCGGAGCCCGTGCTGATCAAGAACCTCAAGTACTGGGGCGTCCCCCGCAACGACGGCTTCGTCCTCATGCCCAACGAGGTGGAAGCTTATCGGGTGGGACCCAACGCCTTCGAGTTCAAGGGCACCAACGGTTTCATGATCACCTGGGACATCAACTCCAAGGACGTCGCCCCCGCGCCCGCGAAGAACTGACGGCGTTCCCCTCCAGAATCGGGCCGCACGGTCGCTTGGCCGTGCGGCCTCCTCACTCGGCGGGAAGCTGCCGGAAGAGCTCCAGGGCAGCCAGAAGATCCACGTTGCCACCGCTGAGGATGGCCCCCACCCGCTTGCCCGCCACCGTCACTCTCCCCC
The Vicinamibacteria bacterium DNA segment above includes these coding regions:
- the dauA gene encoding C4-dicarboxylic acid transporter DauA, yielding MNGRHWSPTRMDWPPPALALRQSLRKGYGLAGLRADLMAGMVVGVVALPLSMALAIAAGVPPQHGLYTAIVAGGLIALLGGSRVQVSGPTAAFVVILSPISQRFGLGGLLLATLMAGLLLIAMGVARMGRLIEFVPYPVTTGFTAGIAVVIGTLQIKDLLGLTVEAMPEHYLDRLEALALALPSTRLEDVLIASLTLALLICWPRVTTRIPGPLVALAVGAGAAALAARFIPGFEVATIQSRFHYVLDGATLPGIPRTPPLPVLPWNMPGPDGRPLFISFPLIRLLAPSAFAIALLGAMESLLSAVVADGMTGFKHDPDVELLAQGVGNLVVPFFGGIAATGAIARTATNVRSGARSPLAAFFHALVVLGAVLALAPLLGYLPMASLAALLLLVAWNMSERDHFVRMLRVAPRSDVAVLLICFGLTVLFDMVVAVTVGVVLASLLFMKRMAEVSGVRLVEEHPLTLDKPLPKGVLIYEVAGPLFFGAAHQAMAALKEVDTGVRVVILDLRSVPAMDATALVGLESAFERLHRDQIFVILAGVQTQPLRVMARAGWRDRHGRLAIYRSFERAVDEARKAFE
- the add gene encoding adenosine deaminase, translated to MTPDDLARMPKAELHLHLEGTISADALWAMAERNHVALPVGTRGELKALYSFESFEKFIALWLAMCACLKTAADYELMVDGFLGECGRQNIRYVEAHFTPYNHEIYGFGARRALTVVTRRLEASEQAGGPVVRLITDIPSESAPASGLFTASLLEEEANPLVVALGLGGPEAGFPRAAMAPYFERARAAGYPAVAHAGETGGAEHVRQAVLDLKARRVQHGVRAVEDEAVLRLLAERGICCDVALTSNECLGVVSAVRAHPLRRMMAAGVPVTLSTDDPPFFDTDLNREYERAHRELGLSPAELWELNLNGLRYGLAETGTRRRLFREFQEAGRSLGF
- a CDS encoding M28 family peptidase; the protein is MKALSRLVLTILLFLPPGLSAQTSPFLPDPLYYHLVNEISGDRSFENVRHLTHYHKTAGSQDFFAATEWIRGAAEAGGLEEVKLIRQPWEGHGWSCRFGQAWLVEPEFKLASYGDVAMSIADDSRTTHLTAELVDVGAGVTEADYQGKEVKGKVVLASGVVSTVTREAVWKRGALGILSAMTNRPEAFDAPDQVAWGHMPYAAGEEDGVKEGTPGTFAVMISPRRGRWIQRQMAAGAKPLRVKIDIEASYPDKQEQAMVEGWIRGSEIHDQQIVFTAHIQETTSANDDGSGCANMLEIGRALARLIKEGKIPRPRRDLRFWWVTELSSEPRYFRDNPKEPRRILIDLNQDMVGARQSWGGRVQYASRLPWSLPHPLEDVLESVLTTIRDGNTSFLALRGTKMPTPFSREITAVKGSREPFQAGMVPYYDSTDHHAFTPARVGVPASSLTNWPDEFIHSTADDLENIDPTQLGRNAVVVAAVALYFANVGDEDAPALVAYAAARGRARIAGDVATALAHIAEAAPGAREAAFREARSLVRESYRRETSALASARRLGPRGRTAEYVASASGQLESALGAEYAGLERAYTAMTGKTPPNVDLSRDERAMAAKVFVPEADFGAQEDALQKVKPVEGLHPLMSFEVYNFADGRRNAYEVYEAVAAEALAAGEWYYGSVRAADVLETLERAARAGAFSVKAAK
- a CDS encoding ROK family transcriptional regulator translates to MRKLHPKLLAIATRGTHRAINRQVVLNLLRAYQPISRAELARRLRMQRGAIGRIVNGLISDGLVREGGPGDADRGRKPTLLHLDSRGRWSVAVDVRVTRTFLVITDLVGNELSPIRSFVTDADPKSFASHLAGEVRRLVADHNEAGQCHGVGIAFPGMLDRPGNIVLRAPALGWRNVPLKRLLSAALGLPVELENAARACVFAQMWSLHGEAPPGDLAFVSVSDGLGVGLLIAGDVLRGRHNIAGEFGHLPLDLGGPPCACGAVGCWEAYVSNLATLSRYLGTPIRPGQPVSSEVAQLSIGDFMARVEEGDAKAVSALASTAHYLGLGLASIVNAFDPERIYIGGEIMAAWDLMKADVRRGLAQRALLESAADVEIVPVAAHEHPRLRGASALVGAQIFVAGGAATA
- a CDS encoding carboxypeptidase regulatory-like domain-containing protein; translated protein: MSGAIRPLNWILASRRGWGVALGLLLAPAAWAQGTSGRISGRVADSSGGVLPGVTLTATETGQHFMRTATTDARGDYVLVSLPLGIYSVTAELSGFRKVNKTGYVLVADGRLTVDFNLEVGGVTEALEVRAPGETVNTVSGEIARVVDREQVQDLALNGRNYMQLATLIPGSPVLDTNALNIMVGLGINTSINGSRGNSSLLLVDGGFNMDSGSNNSQISNVGLDFIDQVSIKTANFSAEYGRNSGAAINVITKSGSNQFHGSAYEYGRNDHLDANDFFNDAKGVSKAKLRYNDFGWSLGGPIKNDKLFFYAGEEWKKISRLSTFPLGTLPTSAMEGGDFSALPTPIRDPLTGQPFPGNIIPANRITPDGRAIAAVYAGAEQVARSFTDRAVPNNAFFQGDNPFDFRQDLIRLDLQQSQTQRFTLRILLDDYDTVDPTGTFITSAIPTVPNDRKRPGRNIQLGHTWTIHSNLINEFKANTSWNSQRVPPIGDAWKRDTYGFTYPQIFSGGGPYKNSIPDTTVSGYASFFGAARSLISPTTDIQLSDNLSWIKGAHTLKTGALVIRDRKDQNGRSLYAGSLAFNPSGNPNSTGNAFADALLGNFRTYSESQLDPVGFFRFWQAEGFVSDDWRVSRRLSLEMGVRYTWHQPMYTQANNMASFDPALYDPSQAVTVNRKGTLVPGSGNPFDGMIRAGNGVPASELSRVPVGNSPTVLAVPAGAPRGFYQTQNLFAPRFSFAWTPTDDGRTAIRGGVGLFYDRPEGNLLFGGGANGTLNDPPYNLSAQYENGNLAAPGGGSVPAPAPLGAIAAVDPNLSVPREWNWSISFQRELPWGVFGEIGYIGSKGQNLLREPDINLPSLDSLAANAALPAAQRANMNFLRPYKGYSQIFQRVSDASSSYNAMQLYLAKRLGSLRWTVSYTLSRARDNASSNTAGTGATETIDFALSRDYNYGPSDFDRPHIVVATWTWKLPFFKEEKGLGAVLGGWEVSGIARYQSGAPLTVTGNTVIGNRRADYIGGDPYLSGSNGSKTPGTLYWLNPAAFAPAPDGRLGNTTRGQFRGPSYKTIDLSFRKGLPLKGDVRLAIQADLFNVLNQTSFTTGTAASVTTNLAAGGFGTLNQAAPPRNVQLGARLTF
- a CDS encoding DUF1326 domain-containing protein — translated: MLRRSFAAASVFVCIVVLGVGTSSRSVTRAAEPAGPEWSVNATAIEACSCPMFCQCYFNTKPAGHHEHAGAGEHFCRANLAYKVNKGRYGTVNLDGVKFWVASDLGGDFEKGMDWAVLYFDKAMTKEQRDAVGAVMGHVFPVKWRSFTTAEANIDTWVFNKDEAHAAMDGGKTAEVRLKRFPGNTAEPVLIKNLKYWGVPRNDGFVLMPNEVEAYRVGPNAFEFKGTNGFMITWDINSKDVAPAPAKN